AATacgaaagaaaaatatgaattagAACATTTAGGTAGAGTTTTGGCTGATACTAAACAATACGTACATGCTTCTGGCAAAAGAGGTTCCCATAAATATATCCGTGATTATGATACAGCCTCAACTACAGaagatgataatatatccATTGTATCATCAAATGCCGGTTTTACCTCATGTATACGCAATATTCTAGGTagcttttataaaaaaaagaaacataAAAAACGTGGTTCTCCTATTCCTACACTTGTACCCCATATTGTATCTTACCAAatggataaaaataaaattgaaccTACTCCAGATTCCCAACCTTATTCCATTAATTGTACAATTAGAAAATTTCCTGATGCAGACAAAACTAATGGACATTGTATAAAAGgggaaaattatatggtTCTTGCTCGTGGAGGATTTTCAGATAACCACCCAGTAGTTTCAAGAGATTATGTCCGTCATTTTTTAAccctttttaaaaattttgtaagtaggaataaagaaattaaatCAAAAGACGCTATagaatatgcatatgaaAATAGTTATTATAAGGGAGAAATAAGTTTGTGTGCAATAGTTATGAATGACGATAACACAATATCTGCAAGTATAATTGGAAATCAACAATATAGAATTATACGAGATGGAAAAATTGTACATAAAGGGCAAGATCCAAAAAATAGTTATGGTACTTTCCATACTATAGGaactaataaaaatatagacacTAGTGATGTGATGAATGAAGTAGTACCGGTAGAAAAAGatgatattattatttctggAAGTAACATCATATGGGGTACTTTGGATGATGATCAAATATTAGCTATAGCATCAAGCATTGATTTTAGTATGTTATCAAAGGCAATAGCTAGATCtacttatatttatgcaatAGAGGAATTGAGAAACACGAGCTATACCTCTGGGTCTATAGGTTTTATCAATGAAAAGTGCCTTGGAGTTAAGGACGATATTTCTGTGGCATGCGCTCGtattaattaaatcattctttaaaaaaaccaTATGAACATgggcatataaaaaaatggaaataattcaaataatatgaacttttatttttttactctCTAATGTTTTCTATATAAAGcaacaatataaaatagaGATTGAGttcttaatataatttaaattgatacacattgttttttactttataCTATTTCACAACTTTTACATTCACCGATATGATTTACTATTTTGAatgcattatattttttataccaTCATCggaatttttttgtttttttatcattatgtATGTTATTAggaataaaatttgttaatattcatttattcaatgcttataatattacatatataatatacaattttgtataaagaATTGTCATATTTCAAAAACTATATATTCCGTTAtctaaacaaaatttatatattttgaaaaagaatataaaaaaaaccaACAATAGAAGCAATGATAATGCAAAATATCAACTCTGAAATTGGAATGCTTTACATGCATCCACATCATATACCGTACCAGGTTCTTCATAACACGATGTAGAGCAATTGCTAATGTTCATATTTGTTTTGATTAAATAT
This Plasmodium chabaudi chabaudi strain AS genome assembly, chromosome: 12 DNA region includes the following protein-coding sequences:
- a CDS encoding protein phosphatase PPM10, putative (term=annotation;date=20170614;qualifier=removed_product=protein phosphatase, putative;qualifier=added_product=protein phosphatase ppm10, putative;qualifier=added_gene_name=ppm10;qualifier=added_literature=pmid:28556455;curatorName=ucb@sanger.ac.uk;~;query 381-381;GPI_cleavage_site_score=1.72;~iprscan;InterPro:IPR036457 : PPM-type phosphatase domain superfamily;Superfamily:SSF81606; score=3.14E-7;query 216-405;description=PPM-type phosphatase domain superfamily): MAKSILPKLIFYTATVSSFSLIYINNVKELSYNFIDKINSYHNWTKGNEYGARWNNLSVYSNEIKNQVLTNTKEKYELEHLGRVLADTKQYVHASGKRGSHKYIRDYDTASTTEDDNISIVSSNAGFTSCIRNILGSFYKKKKHKKRGSPIPTLVPHIVSYQMDKNKIEPTPDSQPYSINCTIRKFPDADKTNGHCIKGENYMVLARGGFSDNHPVVSRDYVRHFLTLFKNFVSRNKEIKSKDAIEYAYENSYYKGEISLCAIVMNDDNTISASIIGNQQYRIIRDGKIVHKGQDPKNSYGTFHTIGTNKNIDTSDVMNEVVPVEKDDIIISGSNIIWGTLDDDQILAIASSIDFSMLSKAIARSTYIYAIEELRNTSYTSGSIGFINEKCLGVKDDISVACARIN